In Prochlorococcus marinus XMU1406, the genomic stretch ATCAAAAATCCAAGTTTGCTAAGACCATGAATTCCTGTAGTTAAGATTATATCTCCTGGTTTACATGCGTTTCTTCGTAATTCAAGTTCACCTTGAATTCCAAAAGCTGTAATTGAAATGATTTTTTCATTTCCCTTTGAGCAATCTCCCCCTAGAATCCTCCCGCCATATTCTTTTAATGCTTTATTTATTCCTTTGTATAATTCTTCAACCCAAATCCACTCAGTTCTAGCAGGTAGAACGAGGCTTATTGTAATACCTATAGTTTTTTTGCTTCCACTGGATAATAAGTCAGAGATGTTGCTTACAACTGCTTTCCACCCAAGGTCCTTAGGACAAATACTAATGTCATTAAAATGAACATTTTCTACCAAAGAATCAGTATTAACAAGTAAATTGTTATTTTTAGTTTTGATTAAAGCGCAATCATCTGAAATTTGGTTTTTAGGCATAAATTTTCCTAGCCTATTTATTAATTCTTTTTCACCTATATCTTCTAATATTTCTTTATGCATTTAATTTGAGGTTTTTAATCCCTTCTAAAACATCAATTGAAATTATTATGTCATCTTTAGTAAGCTCTTCTAATACATCAAATCCATTTACAACATAACCAAAGGCAGCATTCCTTCCGTCAATTAAATTGCGACCTGCTGGATTTAATTCTGCTTCATATAAAAAGAAGAAAAATTGCGATGACCCATCATCAACAGCGGTATTTGAATGGGACCATCCTAGAGTTCCAAGTGTTGCAAAAGGTAATGTTGGCGTCTCTGTGTAAAGACCTAAATCTTCAAAAGTTTGATTATAAAAAGTCTCTTTTTCTTTAGGAATCCTAATTTCTAAGGGGACGTGACGTTCTTCGTTTGTTTCAGGATCTATGTAACCAATATCTTCACCTATTGGATCACCTGTTTGTAGTACAAAAAATTCTTCTGCTCTGTTGATAGGCAAATCTTTGTAGAAGTTTTTAGAAGATAAATCTATAAATGCTCCTGCTGTAAGTGGAGCGTTAAATCCATCCACAATAGCTTGCATATCTCCTTTGGAAGTTTTTATATTGACTTTTGCTCTGCCTAGTAATCTTGGTAAATTATCAAATTCCTGGGGAATAGAGTATGGAAATTCATTTGGTAGAAAATATTCTTCTAATCCACCTATTTTATCTAAAGCATCTCTTCGGGTCGCTATAAATGAGTATTTATCCTTTGATTTAGAGTAATCTTGAAGACTATCAAAATTTTCTTTGAGCTCTAAAAATGTTTTTTCAGCAATTTTCTTTTTATCGTTTGGTAATTCTTGAATAATTTTATTCTGGTATTTTTTTAGTAAAGATTGACATTTTGTAACAGTTTTCGTAAGAGCGGGCCATCTTCCTCCTCTCACAAGGTCACTAGTTTCTTCTAATTTGTGTTGAAGTTCTTGCAACTCAACTTGCCTTATAGGGAGTGCGTTTCTGAGGATTGCACTAGGATCTTTTACTGCATTTCCAGTAGGTAAATCAGCTAGTACTTTGATCGGTTTTATAAGAAAAACTTGTAAAATTACAATAGATAGAATTAAGAAAAGTTTGTTCTGATTTGATAAGAATTTTTGCATAGCACTCTTGCAGGTTTATGATCCTTGGGGATGTAAAACAGGAATGATTTCCAGTAACGATTTTCGCACAGGTACTACCATCGAATTGGATGGGCAAGTTTGGCGTGTTGTAGAATTTCTACATGTCAAGCCTGGCAAGGGTTCTGCTTTCGTGCGAACAAAATTAAAATCAGTTCAAAGCGGCAACGTTGTTGAAAAAACTTTTCGAGCCGGAGAATCAGTACAGCAGGCTATCCTTGAGAAGTCTAACCTGCAGCATACTTATGTGGAGTCTGGTGATTATGTTTTTATGGATATGACAAGTTTTGAAGAGACAAGACTTACCTCTGAACAAATCGGTAAAGGTGCAAAGTATTTGAAAGAGGGAATGGAGGTTAATGTAATTTTTCATAATGGTAAAGTTTTAGAAGTAGAACTTCCAATATCTATTACTTTGAAAGTTACAGAGACTGATCCTGGAGTTAAAGGTGATACTGCTAGTGGGGGCACGAAACCAGCTATTCTAGAAACAGGTGCTCAAGTTATGGTTCCTTTATTTATTTCTGTGGGAGAAATGATTAAAGTTGATACTCGTAATGACAGTTATCTAGGACGTGAAAATTAATGGCTATGAAATTAGATCATGATGACTTAAATCGCTTAATAGAGAAGATCTCTACAAGTGACATACAAGAGTTCTCGCTAGAGGGAGAAGATTTTAAACTCGAAATTAAAAGGAATGTATTTGATCAGAACCAAGTATTTAATAATTTAGTTTCTAATACTTCATTTGATAAGCAAACAATTGCTAATCAAAAAACTATGAATGATAATATTTCTGTTGTTAATGAGCCTGAAGCGCCTCAGGTAGCGCCCCTAGGACGTTCTGATCTAACTGAAATTACTTCACCTATGGTAGGGACGTTTTATAGGGCTGCAGCGCCTGGTGAGGACCCATTCGTCGAAGTAGGGAATAACGTTAAGGTCGGTCAAACTATTTGCATTTTGGAAGCAATGAAGTTAATGAATGAAATTGAATCTGAATTTAATGCTGAAATAGTAGAGATTCTCGTTGAAAATGGAACACCAGTTGAATTTGGTCAAGTTTTAATGCGTGTTAAGCAGTCTTGAATTATTAGTCATTTCTACGGCAGCCTTAATAGCCTCAATCATGCTCTGAGATTGAGCAATTCCTTTGCCAGCAATATCAAATCCCGTTCCATGATCAGGAGATGTTCTTATAAAAGGTAACCCGATTGTGGTATTGACTGAGTAATTAAGAGCTATCACTTTCATTGGTATTAAACCTTGATCATGATACATAGCAAGAATGCCATCATGCTTTTCAGCATTTTTGTCATTCCAAGCTTTTACAGAAGAATTCCAGCAACTATCTGGTGATAAAGGGCCTAATAATTCAATACCTTTATTCTTTTCGTTCCAAGTAATTAATGCATCATTGAGCCAATCTTTCTCTTCTTGACCTAAAATACCCTCTTCGCCGGCGTGAGGGTTTAATCCTGCTACTTTTAAACTAGGTTTATCGGTATAGGTATTACAAAAATCTTTGAAAAGATCCAATTTAGAGTGGATTAATTCTGTAGTTAATTTCTTGGGAACCTCAGAAAGGGCTATGTGAGTTGTAGCTAATAAAGTATTAAATCTCCAACCTGTAATTGGTGATTTAGCTGTGAATAACATGCCAACGTTTTTTACTCCACATGATTGTGCCAGTACTTCAGTTTGACCAGAGAAGTAATGACCTGCTAAAGACCATGATTTCTTGCAAATTGGTCCAGTTACAAGTGCTGAATTAGGATATTGTTTTACAATTTCTATTGCTTTTGTTAAATATTGGAAACTTGAATTGCCGTAACTTGAGTTAGAGCCATTATCTGATGAAGAAATTTCAAGATCATGTATCTTGAAATTTTTAGGATTTGCAAGGTTTTCTAATCCTAATGATCTAAGATATTTATATGTATTTTGTAGATTTTTTTTTGATCCAACTAATATAAAGTCAATATTTTTGGGTATCTGATTAGAACAAAGTGCTTTTAAAATTATTTCAGGTCCAATACCTGACTCATCTCCGACGCTTAATACTATCTGCAATATTTTATTTGTATTTTGAAAATTCATAAAAAGTTTCTAATTTTTTTTTAACTGTTCAGGTAGCAATTTTTTAACCCTAATTTATAGTTTTTATAAATTAGTTTATATCCGAGTGTTTCGCATAAAAGTTTGTTTGAAACTCTTCTATTTTCCATCCAAAAAGATTTAGCTATTGGTGACAATTCCTCTTTTGCATCTTCAAATAATATTGGCTTTGGCATTGTTAAACCAAGTAAATCGTAGCAATATTGAATAACTTCTATCTGAGAACAGGGTTCATCATCTGCAATATTAATAATTTGGTAAAACTTTAATAAATTTTTATTTTGTAATAGATAGATAATTGCATTTGTAATGTCAGCAACATGAATCCTCGAAAATATCTGATTTTTCTTTGAAATAACACGAATTTTTTTATTTTTTATCGCTTCAAAAGTTGATCGTCCAGGCCCATAAATACCTGGTAACCTAAAAATTTGAACAGGTAAACCAGATTCAATCCATTCTTTTTCACAATTTAACCTCTTATGACTTCTCTTTTGAAAAGGGTTTGGTTCATCAATTTCAGAAACCCAAGTACCCTTGGTGTCACCATAAACTCCTGTTGTAGATAAATAGCCGACCCATTCAAGAGGCAAACTTTTTAGTTCATTTTTAAGACTTCTCAGTACTGGATCTTTTCCATTTTTGTCAGGAGGGATGCAACTAAGAATATGCGTCACTCCATCAAAAATTTTTTCATCAGGGACCATATCGCTTTCACTGTCGAAAACAAAACTATTTGGATGACTGCTTGCAGATCTTGAGCTTGTTACAACAGTGCAACCGAATTTTCTAATAGTTTTTGCAAAAAAACTTCCACTGAAACCACATCCTAAGATTAAAAATTTATTTTTATTGCTGAGTAAACTTGCAGGCCTTTTCATGCTGTTCTAAAATAGTACATATGTATTAACTGATGATGAAGACAGCTCTTAAGCCCGATTTAAAATCAAAAACTTTCTGTATTAGCAAAAGTTATCCCCGTTTTATCGAGAAAGAAATAGGTGTAGTTAACTTTAAATTCTACCAAAAATTATTTGTTTTTCTTATTTCATTTTCGACAATTTTAATATTCCCAGAATCGCCAAGAGAATTGGAAAATATATGTGAAATCTATAACTCTAGAAAAATATGTAATGTTTGGTAGTCAAGCTGCTTTATATTCTGAGTTATCTTTTTCGTAACTTTCATTTTTTACCTTAAAGTTTGGATTAGCCCATTGCAGTAATCTAATAGCTAATCTTAAATCCCCTTCCAACCAAGCTCTTATAGCCATTGCTCTTCGAGGATCATAAAATTTTTGCCTTCTGTACCAATACAATGCATTTTCATCTGATTTATCCCCATTACAGGAAAGACATGCAGGGACACAGTTTTCTGTTGAACTTAATCCTCCTTGGCTTCTTGGTATTACATGGTCGATAGATTCAGATGGTTTTCCGCAATATATACAACTTTTGCCTGTAAATCTATGAATAGATTTCCGCCATTGTCTAAATCTGAACTTAGGGCATAAATCCTCTAAAAACACAGCATCATTAATATGCATTCAGACCATTTAGTTAATTGAATAATGGCCTGAATATATCAAAAGTCAATATTTAATTATTATTATTTCGCTTAAATTAGCTTGTAAAAATATAATTTAGTGTTGATAGATACAAAAGAAAGTTATTATATAACTTCTTCAAAAAATTGAAAATTCCAAAGCTTTTATTAATAGCTGTATCGTTCAAATGTTTCTTCTGAGAAATCTGCATTAGATTCTTCTAATTCTTTTTCTAATTTTTTTCTCTTATTTTCTTTTTCTTTTCTTTCTTTTTCTTTTCTTTCTTTTTCTTTTTGCAAATCTCTTATTAGCTTCCTATTTGGATGAAGTTTGTCAAGGTACTCTACACAATAGCTAAAGCTTTCTCTATCTCTAATTACTGATTCAGTAATTTGTGCTGCGGCTTGTTTAGGTGAGACTTTGAAAATTCCTCCTTTTTGTTTTTTGATATAGGTATATGCTGCATCCCAACTACTTTCATGATCATTTCCTCCATCTCTCATTGTACAGAAAATTTCCGCCCCAAATGAGCCTGCATTAACTTTTGACGTAGTAAAAACTAAAGGAGTGAATAATCCTAAAGTTAATAATATTAGTTTTTTTGGTTTAAATGTTTGCATTAAACTTTTCCACTATTTTAAAATATCTTTTTTTGTGAATATGTCTATAGAAATTTAAGATTTAATTATTCCAAATACATTCAAGCATTTCACTACTAAAGGAAGAATTAAAAGCACAGTAATTAATCTTACTGCGTGTAGAGTGGCTACTGCAGCTCCCACTCCGTATTCAGACCCTACAAGACTCATTCCACTAATTCCTCCTGGTGCGGCTCCTAGAATTGTTGTTATTACATCTATATTAAGTAATCTGCTTGTCCATAAGCCAATTGCTAATCCAGTAATAACTAAAGTAAAGGTTATTAGTATGGCTGGCCTCCATAAGTTTTGAATATCAACTAATGAGTTTTTTGTTAATGATGTACCGATAACTGTTCCAATCCCTATTTCCAAAATTGTTCTTGTGCCTATTGGCCAATCTGCTATGTCGACTTTGCCACTAATGCTAAGCATGCTTGAGCCTATTAAAGCACCTGCAAGAGGAGCCGCAGGAATTCCCGTTTTTAAAGCTAAAGCTCCAAAAATAAAACCTGCAATTAGATAATAGATTAAATTTATATTAGGCATAAATTTGAAAGACGTTTGAATATAATATTAGAAAAAAATTTTTCCGTTTAAGTTTATAGTCAAATAATATTTTTGGTTTTCTCTCGTAATGTCCCCTTTTGTTGGCATAATATTTATTAAAGCATGAATTTTTATGTCTTCACAAATTTCATATAAAGATAATAAAAACCGCATAAAGAAAAAATTATCTTTTTTTGAGGGTGGCCACCAGCTAGAAAAATTAGAGTTTGCCCTTGCAATAGCTCAAACCAACGGTGATGAACAAAAATCAATAGTTCTTAGAAAAAAGATTGTTGAATTAGGCGGAAATGTCGAAGAGCCAGGTACTTAATTTAATTTCCTTTCAGATATCTAGATACGACAACTAATGCTTCACCAGCTTGTTGGGCTGTAATTTTACCTAGGTCGAGAAGTGTAATGCTTATAGCAGAAACTATCGTAATAATATCTCTATCATTAACATAACCTAAATGTCCGACTCTAAATATTTTTCCCTTCAAATGATCTTGACCACCAGCAAGTAAAATATCAAAATTATTCTTTATTGTTTTCCTAAATTCTTCTGCATCCATTCCTTCGGTTTTTATTGCAGTAATTGAAGGGCTTAAATATTTTTCATCAGCAAATAATTTTAGATTTAAAGTCTTTGCAGCATTGCTCATTGCTAATTTATGTTTATTGTGTCTGAGGAAAATTTTATCTAATCCTTCCTCTCTCATCATTTTTAAAGCTTCATCTAAAGCAAAAACCAAATTAACTGCTGGAGTATATGGATTACTGTTACTTAAAAGACTTTTTCTGTAGGATTTTAAATTTAAATAAAATTTTGGCAAATTAGATTTTTCTGCAGCTTTCCATGCTTTTTGGCTCATTGCTATAAAACTAAGGCCTGGCGGTATCATATATCCCTTTTGTGATCCTGAAGCAACGATATCTAATGCCCACTTATCTACTGGGACATTGCAAGCTCCAAGACTTGTAACGCAGTCAACAATTGATAAAGCTGTGTTATGTTCGCGAATATATAAACTTATAGTTTCTAGATCATTAATTACACCTGTTGAGGTTTCAGAATGAGTCAAAATGACCGCCTTTATTTCTTTTTGTTTATCTTCTTCTAAAACCCTTTTGAATTCTTTTGGATCAAGTGGAGTTCCCCATGCGGAATCAATTTTTATTACTTCTAAACCAAATTCTTTAGCAACTTTCACCCATCTTTCTCCAAATTTTCCATTTTCTCCACAAATTACTTTATCTCCTCTACTTAAGGTATTAATTATTCCAGCCTCCATTGCGGCGGTCCCACTACCAGTGATTGTTAGAACATCATTTTGAGTTTGATGAAGCCACTTTAAATTTTTAGTAGTACTCTCTACGAGATCTTGGAATTCTTTACTGCGATGGCCTATTGGATGCTTACTTAATGCTTGTAAAACTTTTTCTGGAACTGGTGTGGGTCCAGGAATCATCAATGATAATTTTTGTTGTATGGCCACTTTTTGTTAAATAGGTCATTCTTAGATTAGTTCTCATTATATATTTTTCAATTACTTGATTTGAAAAAAGGATTTTCTTTACCTTTGTGGGTTGCTGGAGCTGCTAGGTCAGCATTAAAAAAACTAGTAGGGCTACCATTTGAGAATTATGAACTAATAAAAATTCCTAATGAAAAAAAAGAAATAAAAATCGAGATTCATTCAGTTGGTTTACTTAAAGATGACTCGCATGCATTAGGAATTACCTTTGCAAAGTCAGGTTTAGATCTTGACATTACACAAAACTTAGAAATATGGACAATAGCCTCTTTAGAAAAAATTTCTATTAATAATCCTGTTCAAACAATTCCAATAAATATTATTGCAGGATCTGGTGTAGGTATTAAAGAAGATACATCAGAGATATGCATTTCTAATTTTGCAAAAGAAGTTTTATATGAAAATTTATTAGATAGTATTCCTGAGGGCTTTAATTTGAAATTAGAAATTATTTTCCCAAATGGTGCATTTTTAGCTGAAAGAACTAGCAATAAGTCATTTGGTATTGTTAATGGATTATCTATTATTGGTACTTCTGCTGAGACTTATTTGAGTGCTTCACCTGAGCAATTGGAAGAGGCTAAGAATAATCTAGCAAAGGTAATTCAAAATGATTTTAAAGGGGAAGTTGTTTTTGTTATTGGCGAAAATGGCTTAAATTTGGCCAAAACATATAATGTTAATTTGCCAATTATCAAAATTGGAAATTGGATAGGACCATTATTAGTTGATGCTGCAATAAAAAAAGTTAAAACTGTAATTCTTTTTGGTTATCACGGAAAATTAATTAAATTGGCAGGTGGTATTTTTCATACACATAATCACTTAGCTGATGCAAGAATTGAGATTCTTGTTTATTTAGCTGTTCAAGAAAAGGTACCTTCTGAAATAATAGTTGAATTATCTAAGTTAAATAATCTTGAGGATGCATTACTACTTCTTGAAAGATTTAATCAATCTTTAGCTGATAAATTATTCAAGAATTTATCAAATACGATTGAAAAGCGTTCTTTGATTTATGTAAATAGGTACGTAAAAACTGATATGGAAATCGCATCAATTATTTTTGATAGAAAAAGGAAAATAAGGTGGACTGGAATTTACGGTAATAAGTATATTTCTTATTTTCAATTAGACTAATTTGTGATTCATTATGCTTTTGTAATTAAATTGAGCTAACTTTTATACATGAGTCAAACAGCTTTAAAAAAAGAACGAGATCCTTCAATATTAATTTTAGATTTCGGATCTCAATATTCTGAATTGATTGCAAGAAGAATTAGAGAAACCAATGTTTTTTCTCTTGTAGTAAGTAATTGTATTTCAATTGAGGAAATTAATGAAATTAATCCTAAAGGGATCATTTTGAGTGGAGGCCCGAATTCTGTATATGAACAAAATGCTCCTAAATGTGATGAAAAAATTTTTAATTTGGGAATTCCTATTCTTGGTATATGCTATGGAATGCAATTAATGGTTAAAGAACTTGGAGGATCTGTTATTTCGGCAACCAAAAAAGCTGAATATGGTAGAGCACCAATAAATATAGATCAAGAATCTGACCTCCTTTTTGATGTAGAAGATAAATCTATAATGTGGATGAGTCATGGCGATTCAATTAATTGTTTGCCTGATGGATTTAATAAAATTGCTCATACCGAGAACACAATCCATGCAGCAATTTCAGATGATGTAAAGAAATTATTTGGCGTACAATTTCATCCTGAAGTTATTCATTCAGAGTTTGGGATGACGGTAATTAAAAATTTTATTTATAAAATTTCTTGTTGCGTGGCTGATTGGACTACCGAAACCTACATAGAGGAAACTATTCCCAGGATAAGAGAGCAAGTTGGCAATAAAAAAGTTTTGCTTGCCTTATCAGGAGGAGTTGATTCCTCAACTCTTGCTTTTCTTCTTAATAAAGCAATTGGAAATCAGCTTACATGCATGTTTATAGACCAAGGTTTCATGAGAAAAGGCGAACCAGAATTTTTAATGAATTTTTTTGATAATAAATTTCATATTAAAGTTGAATATATTAATGCAAGAGAAAGGTTTATTGCCAAATTAAAAGGGATTACCGATCCAGAACAAAAAAGGAAAATTATTGGTGAAGAATTTATTAGAGTATTTGAAGAAGAAAGCAATAGATTGGGACCTTTTCAGTATTTAGCTCAAGGTACTCTTTATCCTGATGTTATTGAAAGTGCTGGTACTAATATTGATCCTAAGACAGGTGAAAGAATAGCTGTAAAAATTAAGAGTCATCATAATGTGGGTGGATTGCCAAAGGATTTACAATTTAAATTAGTTGAGCCATTAAGAAAACTTTTTAAGGATGAAGTCCGAAAAGTTGGAGCTGCTTTAGGTTTGCCGAATGAAATTATAAAAAGGCATCCATTTCCAGGACCAGGATTAGCCATTAGGATTTTGGGAGAGGTGAATAATGAAAAACTTGATTGTTTAAGAGATGCAGACTTGATAGTAAGAGACGAAATTAAAAAAGCAGGACTTTACAATGATATTTGGCAAGCTTTTGCAGTATTGTTACCTGTAAAAACTGTAGGAGTTATGGGTGATAAAAGGACTTATGCATGGCCAATAGTTTTACGTTGTGTTTCAAGTGAAGATGGTATGACAGCCGATTGGTCAAAAATTCCTTTTCAGATTTTGGAGAGGATTTCAAATAGAATCGTAAATGAAGTAATTTCAGTTAATAGAGTTGTTTATGATATTACAAGCAAACCTCCTGGAACTATTGAGTGGGAGTAGTTCTAAGGAGTTGATGTTCTTATAATCTTCTTATAATAAAGGGTAATGGGTGATCAGAATCATCACACAAAGGTTACAAAAAGAAATTATAAACTTCTTTCCCCAGGATTCTAAGACGACCATTTACTTCCATCATATATAGAAGTTTGAAGCGTCTCTACAGAGAAATCTTAGATCGGCACTTTAGATATGTTTATAAACTTACAAAATTAAGAATTATGGGTTTCCCTGGAAACAATTGCCCTACTTATGCTGAGTATGTTTAACAAATATTGCTATCTCAAAGACTATTTCAAAGTTTTGTAGGTTTGTAGTATCTACTGTTTTTATATGTGTCCTCAATTCTTTTTTACTTTGAAAACTAATAATGAATGAGTCGTATCGTGAATTTTGATTATTTTGATCCAATAAAATTTTCAATAGCATTGCTTACTTTCATTGCCCCGTACGAACTTAGATGATGTTCGTCTCTATACATAACTGAAAGTTGGTCATGATTTTTGCAGTATGGATCTGGGCAAAGTATAGAAAACGCATCAAGATAGGAAACTTTTGGGTTTGCTAAGAGAAATTGTTCGATTTTGGCAATAGATGCAGCGTTAGAAGCAAACCATTCGCTCTTTTTTACTTCTTTAAAACAAAAAGGAGAGATCGCCCAATAAGGTCTGTACCATTCTTCTTGGCAAGTGTATCCTTCTTTCAATCCTGAAAAGTGTGGGGTTGGGGAAATCAGAATGAATTTCATTCCTATATTTTGTGTTTGATATAAGTAAGTTTCATATTTTTTTGTCCAGTCCTTACCTTTTTTGTACTGGTCTGTATGTGCTGAAAAAATAATAATGTCATTTTTTTTGAATTCGTTTTTATATTTTCGGAGAGGTGCAAGTATATATTGATCTTTATTAATTTTCCGTCCGTTTAGTCCATATTTTCCTGGATGCATTTTCAAATTATGTTTTTTTTTGGCTGCTAAATGATCTATAACTGCTCCATAATGACCAGCATGACTATCACCTAAAAGATAAATTGTTGGGAGTAGTGGACTATTATTAATTACGATCTTTCGATTATAAATTTTCATATTCCATTTATTGTATTTGTTCCCAATAAATAATTTGCTTTTCAGTGGTTTCTCCAGAGTAATAATACCTCCGGAAAGTGGAATAATTATTCCTATACCTACTAAAAACGTTTTCCAAAACTTTTCAAACCAGTTGCCTTTACGAAGTGGTGTTTCTATATATCGATATGAAGCGATTGCAAGACCAAGAATTAGTGCGATTTGAAATGGCACTGACCACCAATGAATTCCAATAGTCCAGCGACTGATTGAAAGAACTCCCCAGTGCCAAAGATAAAGCAAGTAGGATATTAGTCCGAGATAAACAACTTTTGAGTTAGTAAAAACCTTGAATGCTGTTGTTTCTTTCTTCAAAGAGACGATAAGAAGTGAAGATAGAGCAACAACTGCAATTGTCGATGTTGTTGCCCAAGACATAGGCAAATACATTACCCCAACAATCAATGCAAGTACTAGAAGGGGTGGCGCCTTTTCAAGCAATTGCTCTATGTATTTGCTCTTCTGAAATCCAATGAAGAGTAAACAACCAAATGCCATTTCCCAAAATCTAGTTGGCATTAGAAAATATGCTGCGGGTTGGTTTATTTGATACAAATAAATAAACCCAATCAGCGAGGCAATTGTAAGTGCCCCAACTACTAGAAAAAGGTTTCGAGAACCATTCTTTGTTTGTCTTCCAAATCCAGAGAACCAAATCAGAAATGGGAATAGGAAGTAGAACTGCTCTTCAACTCCAAGAGACCAAGTGTGTGTAAATACATTCAGTTCTGTTGATTGTGCAAAGTAGTCCGTTGATTGTCTTATTAGATATAGATTTGATAATCCAAATAACGATGTAAGACCCGTTCTCAGAGATAAAATTGGATTTGGATTGAATAAGCAGATTGCAATACTCATAATCAAAACAAATACTGAAAGTGCTGGGATTAATCTTCTGATTCTTCGTTCATAAAATCCACTAATGAAATCCTTGAAGTTTTTACTCGGTCTTTGATAAAGAGATGATGTTATGACAAATCCTGAGATAACAAAAAAGATATCGACACCAAGATATCCACCCGGCAAGATGTTTTTGTTGAAGTGATTGATAATGACAGCGATTACCGCAAATGCTCTTAAACCATCAATCTCTGGACGGTATTGACTTTTTTTTGATGATTTATTGTCTTCAATATCTATTGACATCAAAACTTACTAAACAATAGTTCTTAGTTTATGGGAGTTAGTGAAATTTTTCAAAATTATTACTTATCACTTTTCAAGTTTTTAGTATCTTGCTTTTTATAACTGCCAATCCTACTTTTTAGGTTTCTATAAAATGGTTACCTCTCGTGTTTTTGATACTCTTGAAGCGACCATTCAGTTAAAAACTTAGGCAGAGATTTGTTATGTAGTTAAGCAATGTATTCCAACATTCTGTAACTCACATCTTGTTAGTAAATATTCCTCAATCTTTGAGAATGTAAGCAGTATTTGTTTTGGACGTTTTTGTTTTGTTGCTAGTGTGTTGTTTTTGTAATAGATGTATTGTTTTAGTGAGTGGATTCAAGTTGGGAGTATGGATAACGTATCTATTACTATGTACAAGATTTATGGGTCTTTTAGAGGGCAAACTGGAAGATCACTATGCTCAAAATCTATATGTTCCCACTTGTCAAACTCGAGTAATGATAATGACTTATTCACATAATGGATTCTTTTCTTGATTTCTCCAAAGTTCTTTTTATCTACACTCTGTTTACTCCATGATTTCTCTGTAGAAAAACATCTTATAGTTCTATGATTTCTTTATCTTAAGATAACTATTCCATCACACATTCGTCACACACCAATTTACTTGTGATACTATAAGTTCAACTCTTCAGTGATGCTAGTCACTTTCAAGGGTTAAAATATCGAATTTACCAATGGGACTACTGAGCAGGAGTAAGTGAACAATTTTTCTAAAAAATTTAAGACTTTTATTTTATGTAAGAAATACTTTTTAATGAGATATTAATTGTAATGAGCGGAATTTTAAAATTAAGTCGATCTACTGTTGAGAAATATCTTAGTTGTCCAAGATGTTGTGTACTTGATAAAAA encodes the following:
- a CDS encoding HNH endonuclease gives rise to the protein MHINDAVFLEDLCPKFRFRQWRKSIHRFTGKSCIYCGKPSESIDHVIPRSQGGLSSTENCVPACLSCNGDKSDENALYWYRRQKFYDPRRAMAIRAWLEGDLRLAIRLLQWANPNFKVKNESYEKDNSEYKAA
- a CDS encoding DUF6554 family protein; amino-acid sequence: MQTFKPKKLILLTLGLFTPLVFTTSKVNAGSFGAEIFCTMRDGGNDHESSWDAAYTYIKKQKGGIFKVSPKQAAAQITESVIRDRESFSYCVEYLDKLHPNRKLIRDLQKEKERKEKERKEKENKRKKLEKELEESNADFSEETFERYSY
- a CDS encoding AbrB family transcriptional regulator; this encodes MPNINLIYYLIAGFIFGALALKTGIPAAPLAGALIGSSMLSISGKVDIADWPIGTRTILEIGIGTVIGTSLTKNSLVDIQNLWRPAILITFTLVITGLAIGLWTSRLLNIDVITTILGAAPGGISGMSLVGSEYGVGAAVATLHAVRLITVLLILPLVVKCLNVFGIIKS
- a CDS encoding pyridoxal-phosphate-dependent aminotransferase family protein; translation: MAIQQKLSLMIPGPTPVPEKVLQALSKHPIGHRSKEFQDLVESTTKNLKWLHQTQNDVLTITGSGTAAMEAGIINTLSRGDKVICGENGKFGERWVKVAKEFGLEVIKIDSAWGTPLDPKEFKRVLEEDKQKEIKAVILTHSETSTGVINDLETISLYIREHNTALSIVDCVTSLGACNVPVDKWALDIVASGSQKGYMIPPGLSFIAMSQKAWKAAEKSNLPKFYLNLKSYRKSLLSNSNPYTPAVNLVFALDEALKMMREEGLDKIFLRHNKHKLAMSNAAKTLNLKLFADEKYLSPSITAIKTEGMDAEEFRKTIKNNFDILLAGGQDHLKGKIFRVGHLGYVNDRDIITIVSAISITLLDLGKITAQQAGEALVVVSRYLKGN
- the cbiD gene encoding cobalt-precorrin-5B (C(1))-methyltransferase CbiD yields the protein MKKGFSLPLWVAGAARSALKKLVGLPFENYELIKIPNEKKEIKIEIHSVGLLKDDSHALGITFAKSGLDLDITQNLEIWTIASLEKISINNPVQTIPINIIAGSGVGIKEDTSEICISNFAKEVLYENLLDSIPEGFNLKLEIIFPNGAFLAERTSNKSFGIVNGLSIIGTSAETYLSASPEQLEEAKNNLAKVIQNDFKGEVVFVIGENGLNLAKTYNVNLPIIKIGNWIGPLLVDAAIKKVKTVILFGYHGKLIKLAGGIFHTHNHLADARIEILVYLAVQEKVPSEIIVELSKLNNLEDALLLLERFNQSLADKLFKNLSNTIEKRSLIYVNRYVKTDMEIASIIFDRKRKIRWTGIYGNKYISYFQLD
- the guaA gene encoding glutamine-hydrolyzing GMP synthase, producing MSQTALKKERDPSILILDFGSQYSELIARRIRETNVFSLVVSNCISIEEINEINPKGIILSGGPNSVYEQNAPKCDEKIFNLGIPILGICYGMQLMVKELGGSVISATKKAEYGRAPINIDQESDLLFDVEDKSIMWMSHGDSINCLPDGFNKIAHTENTIHAAISDDVKKLFGVQFHPEVIHSEFGMTVIKNFIYKISCCVADWTTETYIEETIPRIREQVGNKKVLLALSGGVDSSTLAFLLNKAIGNQLTCMFIDQGFMRKGEPEFLMNFFDNKFHIKVEYINARERFIAKLKGITDPEQKRKIIGEEFIRVFEEESNRLGPFQYLAQGTLYPDVIESAGTNIDPKTGERIAVKIKSHHNVGGLPKDLQFKLVEPLRKLFKDEVRKVGAALGLPNEIIKRHPFPGPGLAIRILGEVNNEKLDCLRDADLIVRDEIKKAGLYNDIWQAFAVLLPVKTVGVMGDKRTYAWPIVLRCVSSEDGMTADWSKIPFQILERISNRIVNEVISVNRVVYDITSKPPGTIEWE